In Halalkalibaculum roseum, a single genomic region encodes these proteins:
- the asnB gene encoding asparagine synthase (glutamine-hydrolyzing): MCGLAGYFYLDHRKEQCTTTIKEMIDLQKHRGPDDSGILAINTKDELMVSYGKENQKMARPCDLLFGFNRLSILDLSFNGHQPMVSEKNKVALMLNGEIYNAFDYKDDLTTKGYNFKSTTDTEVVLNLYLEYGMDGMIKRLNGMFAIVVWDMRIKKLFLARDRFGIKPLYILKQNGRISFSSEMKSFGVLPEFSFELDKTKLDEFLLFRNVINDTLFKNIRNCKPGSYLSVSQTGDIKEHIFYDINEEGADLKSKKDALNDLERSLQRSVQRQMISDVKLGCQLSGGVDSSLVAYYAKKSLEEGRLETISIKFSNPLFSEERYIDFVARQLELIAHKYTMEGEYYFNELEKATWHFEQPLNHPNTIGIYLLSQEAKKHVTVLLSGEGADEALAGYRRFINNIQSPYFNRHFLSKLKQNLPNLLSFLRYYNDGNCRLIMESSFSSIYSANELYPEFDSKLAFEKRKSILDKLDGDPILKHRKYELLTYLPDLLMRQDKMSMAHSIENRVPFLDNEMVTSSLNIAGDELIGSKNGRTEAKMILKVLCSKNFGNDFAFRRKKGFGIPLKDFMSSTDFQNRWKDEIEPGIEERGIFEVDSVSKWVSKIEKANSAQLDAIWLMTGFEIWAKKYLD; encoded by the coding sequence GCTATTTTTATTTGGATCATAGAAAAGAACAATGTACTACAACAATCAAGGAAATGATTGATCTGCAGAAACACCGTGGTCCTGATGATTCGGGTATTCTGGCTATAAATACCAAAGATGAATTGATGGTCTCATATGGGAAGGAAAATCAGAAAATGGCAAGGCCATGTGATTTGCTTTTTGGATTTAATCGATTAAGCATTTTAGACTTATCATTCAATGGTCACCAGCCTATGGTATCAGAGAAGAATAAGGTAGCATTAATGTTAAATGGGGAGATTTATAACGCTTTTGATTACAAAGATGATTTAACAACTAAAGGTTATAATTTTAAAAGTACAACTGATACCGAAGTTGTTCTAAATCTCTATTTAGAGTATGGCATGGATGGCATGATAAAAAGGCTTAACGGTATGTTTGCCATTGTCGTCTGGGATATGCGAATTAAGAAACTGTTTCTGGCAAGAGATCGCTTTGGGATTAAACCTTTATATATTTTAAAGCAAAATGGCAGAATTTCTTTTTCCTCAGAAATGAAGAGTTTTGGTGTTTTGCCGGAATTTTCTTTTGAACTTGATAAGACTAAGTTAGATGAGTTTCTATTGTTCAGAAATGTAATTAATGATACGCTATTCAAAAATATACGAAATTGTAAGCCAGGTAGTTATTTAAGTGTAAGTCAAACTGGAGATATTAAGGAACATATTTTTTATGATATAAATGAAGAGGGTGCAGATCTAAAATCAAAAAAAGACGCGCTAAATGATTTAGAAAGATCACTTCAAAGAAGTGTACAGCGGCAAATGATTAGTGATGTAAAATTGGGATGTCAGCTTTCCGGGGGTGTTGATTCTTCCCTGGTTGCATATTATGCAAAAAAAAGTCTTGAAGAGGGCCGGTTGGAGACCATTTCCATAAAATTTTCTAATCCACTCTTTTCTGAAGAAAGGTACATTGATTTCGTGGCCCGACAGTTGGAATTAATTGCGCATAAATATACAATGGAAGGTGAATACTATTTTAATGAACTTGAAAAGGCAACCTGGCATTTTGAGCAGCCTTTGAATCACCCCAATACTATAGGGATATATTTACTAAGCCAAGAAGCTAAAAAGCATGTTACGGTATTATTAAGTGGTGAAGGAGCCGATGAAGCTTTAGCCGGATACAGAAGATTTATTAATAATATTCAATCCCCATATTTTAACAGGCATTTTTTAAGTAAGCTAAAGCAAAATTTACCAAACCTTTTAAGTTTTTTGAGGTATTACAATGACGGTAACTGTCGCCTTATTATGGAATCTTCATTTAGTAGTATTTACTCTGCAAATGAATTATATCCGGAATTTGACTCTAAGTTAGCCTTCGAGAAGAGAAAAAGTATTCTCGATAAACTAGATGGAGATCCAATATTAAAACATCGTAAATATGAACTTTTAACTTACTTGCCGGATTTGCTGATGCGGCAAGATAAGATGTCTATGGCTCATAGTATTGAGAATCGAGTTCCATTTTTGGATAATGAAATGGTAACAAGTTCCTTAAATATAGCTGGCGATGAATTAATTGGCAGTAAAAATGGAAGAACAGAGGCAAAAATGATTTTAAAGGTTCTTTGTTCAAAGAATTTCGGCAACGATTTTGCATTTCGCAGAAAAAAAGGATTCGGAATTCCTCTAAAAGATTTTATGAGTTCAACAGACTTTCAGAATAGATGGAAAGATGAAATTGAACCTGGGATTGAAGAACGGGGGATATTTGAGGTCGATTCCGTCTCAAAGTGGGTATCAAA